gtagGAGGGACAAGCGCGAAGCCTTGCATTCCAGCGAAGTGTCAGCATGACCTACATAAGTCGCTGGTTCAGCAGAGGCATTTTAAGGAGTAGGGGAACTTCCTTCGGGGTAGTTTTGCGTGCTCTCCATGCTGTTCCTTGTCATTTCTTCTGGTAAGAGGGGGGCACATGGACGGCaagacacagcagcagcagcagcagcagcagaggagaggagaggaacaGAAGACAAAACCCGGCGACCCGCCATCATCCGAGAAGAGACAGAAAATGAGCGAGAAGAGCGTTGATGAGGGAAGGGAAACGCATCATGCTGAGCGCGCACGCCAGCGACTACACAGGCATGGAGCTGTGTGATCTGGCGTGCGGTGCCGCCATGCTGCGTCATCACGAGGGCCTCTACCTGAGCGCTACAGCCCGCTTGACGCGTGAAACGGCGTCAGGGCCTTGACCCGACCTTCCATGTCGCGTATCATGTCATGAATCTTCTTGATGTAGTCGAGGTGAGTACGGTAAGTGCGCTGCCGCAAAACAAGATTGTAGTAGACGCGAGCCAGCTGGCCCTGCAACTCCTGCTCTGCAAGCACCACGTCCACCTCCCTCCGGGTGAGTCGAGATTCCATCGGCGacagaaagcgaaagagcgagcgaggggggGATGGCGTGTAGGAggctgtgtgtctgtgtgaggaTGTGGGTGTAGCCTGCTGAGAAATGTCCTCGTCGCGAAGTGAGACGCAGAGGCCAAGCGCGTTGTCTTCCGCACACCAAAATAAGGGGGAGAAGTGAGGTGTTatgaaggagggagggagaagtaAGCGAACGCCACGAGGAAAAAATGGCAAGGCGACACACCAACTCCTCTCCTGACCTCCCGTGCTGGTCTGTCGTCTGCGGGGTGGTGACTTTGAGTGTGGCCTTCATGGCACCTCAACCGTCGATCCGCTGCTGAGTGTTTGTCTTACAAAAAtgcaacgcacacacgaaggcctacggggggggggacgtgCACATGTAGGTTAATCCTGACGTATACCGTAGGCATGGAAggacggaggagggagagagacgaaggaGTGGGTTGTGGAGATGCGCGCCAAGAGTTCAACACACGAAAAATCGTTTGCACACATCCGCCCAATCCACTCCCCAACCTTACCATAACCACTAGCAACAATGCTCAAtcatgtgtgcgcgtctctgCGCATCTGCTATAAGCGCAACCATCGCACCCCTCGCGTTtgccctcgctctctctctcttggtgCTACCATTGCTGCTCAATTCATTCCTCGTTTCGTGCTTTATTTCGGTCCACTGATGCCCCAGTGAAGAAGGCAAAAGTGACCTGTGCTttgggggtgggagggaggagggaagaagcgCAGGGGACGAGAAAGCGACACCGAGAGAACGTGTATGCCACGATTGGCTCGTAAAACGCGTGCTGGTGAATGGCCTTCTACGAGAGTGTAAGCGAACCTGGAAGCGCCGGGTAGTGGAGTCGATGCTGAGgcctgcgcacacgcgtgccACGTCAGGCGCACAAATGCGCATTTAGACAAACACACCCGCGAATCCGTGGTTGACTGGGAGTCAGTGAGTGGGTCAGGCGCAGGGGGAAGGGTGACCACTATCAAAGCTTTCGCTGGTCAGCGCGCCCATTCGCTGCTGTGGTACACGAGGGTAAgccccccaccacaccctcggcctctctcacacagggcccatcgcgtggcgcGAAGCACCCGTGgacgcgcgcgctgcagcaacgcaccGGCCCAGCCACCCGAGCACGGCCCCACCAGGACCACCCCgagaggtggcgcaggctccccacagagagagagagagagagcgggggcACCGGGCCCTACGACACCACGCACTGGGGTGTCTCCCTGTCACCAGAGACGCTATTGACgaagcaaacgaaaaagaaagcaagggagaaaaaggggggctaCCAAAAGCTACAGCAAGCCTTGTTCGGCATATGTGCTAGCATACACGTACAGCCAACATGAGAGCCATCGCCGATTTACGAGGACGGGTTGACGCGTCGATACGAGCCtggacgcacacgcacactcacacaaCCGCGTCccgaggggagaagagggggaggctgAGTTTTTCGCTTTTGCTAACCTACTGGATCTTCATGTCGGGATGCACAGCCTTGGGGTACGACGCCACCCAGCGATCCTTGTTCACTTGCGAGTAGTCCCAGTGCTTGGCGCACTCCTTCGCCCACCACACCCGCCGCATCATAGATGTCTCCTTGTTGTTCGCCACGTTCTCGTACCACAGCGGGGCGAGGGACATACCAATACAGAAACCGAGCACCGAGAAGCCGctgaaggtggagaagagcacaaagTACGTGTTCCTGCGCCGCATCACGACGTACCACGACCCAAGAAGTGTTGACGCTGCAGACAGAGTCAACGCAAAGGTGAGCTGATAGCGCCGCTGCCTAAACTGCTGCCCCCATACACCACCCTCCTTCTCGAAACGGCGCATGTCGCTCGGCCACATCATCGGCAGATCGGCTATGAGGACCTTACGGCCCGTGTTGGTCTCGTTGGCGCTCATCATGGGAGGAGATATGCGAATGCGCGGCGCCTGTTGggcagagggaaagcgagagaggtgctCAAGTTTTGCTCTATGTCAAGTGCAgtcacagacacgcagagcaCAGTGAAACGCGGAGACTGAAGGCAATCGGTGCGCgccgtttctcttctttttcttcgtcgATGATCCGTATCGCTCACTTGAGAAAAACAGCACGAGTTGTTGCGTTCGACGAAGTCCTCGTCGAGACGAAAGTTGTGCTCGCACAGGtccgcttttcttttcccctttatGTATGAGTGTGTTTGTGGGGGACTGACGCGTGAGTAAAGGTGTACGGTCGTGAGTGCTTGCGTCACCAATTTGTGCTTTTCCTGCCTGTCACAGAACTGAATTCCTGCTGTCCCAGCGATGCGGATATGCTGAACTGGTGCGTATGGAAAGGgtagcgagggagggagaggaaaggcaagGTGAAGGGGCAATGCTGAAGgcggagaacgagagagggcgacaggcgcacacacgcacagaatCTCCTCGTACATGCGACTGTCATGAGTTGCGGTCATGCGAAATGTAGAGCGAACAAGAAACAGCGATGGGTACAGAGGGAAGGGTTGATGGCAGTGCGCaggtgggcgtgtgcgtcaAACATGCTACATGAGAGCAAAATGCATCGTCTCCACTGCGGATCGCATCGAcggggcgagagagagagagagagcaacggGAAGGGAAGCGcatcctctccccctcccccttcggCACCTAAAACCAGTGCACCCTTGGTCTGGTTCTTTCCACACTCATCCACACCCGCAAACCCGCTATAGCATCGCCGCCCTGTACGACTGCAGTGACAGTGTAGGTAGCTGGGGATGAGGCGCCCTCTTGGCTGAGGGGTCTGTTTCCTTGCTACGCGCAGGGTCATGTTAGTCTGCGTCATTACCACACAACGAGAGGCGCACTGCATGATGTAGAAGACAGACAAACAGTCAAACGAAGAAataagggagaggagagaaagagaaagccCCACGCATACCACGAACACGAGCACCCCCAGAAGTACCAAAGAGATGCGCAGATCGCTCACAAACGAAAAACAAACCGCAACACCTTTTTTTCCCGTGAGATCGTCAAGCTGCCTGCCGCCTCTCCATACACACGtctgcatacacacacacacacacaacactTTATCCGCAACGTCGGGCACCTCAGCATCTCTGCGCCGTCTTATGCTactcgccttcctctctctctttttttccagCCCTCAACTCCCCGGGAATCGCCTCCAAGGCGTTATTGGGCTCGTCAAGAGGGAAACAGGGGCGCACTGGGGCGCAGCGCTCGCCTACACACCCCACTACTGCCGTTACGCACACATCGCCCTCGTTTTagtctcttttgctttccttttgacggcggtgacgtggcgggctgcggctgtgacggcggcgacgcggcgggctgcggctgcgcgagtggcgacggcggtcgCAGTCAAGCGAGTcagagcggcgacggcgacggcggtcgCGAtcggacgaggaagaggaagagcgacgacggcgatggcgctcGTTGCTGTAGCGTTGGGAGTCGCGCGAATGCTCCTTGCACTGTGCCGCCACGTGTCCCTCTTTGTCGCACCGGCGGCAGATCAGCGGAAGTCGTTGCTCCACCTTCACACGGGTCCCCATAAAAGTCTCGCCCGACTTACTGATGGCCCGCTTGGCATTCTCGGCCGAGGTGAAGGCCACAAACGCAACGCCGATCTCTGGCTTGACGTACACGTCTGTTATCGGCCCGCAGtcgggggagaagaaagcgcgcagcgcctccttggTGACGTCAGAGGGGACGCcgtggacgacgacgcggacGTCCAGCGCCCGCCGTTTCGGCCCAgaggcaccggcgccgtcaTTGCCGTGGCGCGACGCGTCGCGCCGGGACGCAGGCGCAGACGCATCATCGCGTGGAGGACAAGGCCGCACGACGACGGGACTGCCGTTCACATTGGTTCCATCAAGCTTCAAGGCCTTCTTGTACGCCTCATCCGTCACGTAGCCCACGAAAGCCATGTGGCGGGCGGGAATCAGGTGGAGGTCGCAGATGGCTCCGCACGCACCGAAGGCGTCGCGCAACTGCGCCCGCGTTGTATGAGGAAAAATCGACGTGACCAAAATCTTATTCTTGGATGTCCTCTCGGTCTCCGCGGAACGACGTACCGGCAAGCTGGTGCCCGGTTccgctggagctgcggctgcagtcGCGTTGCCGTTGGTATCGCCgacagcgtcagcagcgggGGTCTTAGCGAGGACCTCCGGCTCCCCCATCGCAGCGGCGGTTGGTGCCACAGCGGAGATGTAGATTGGGATGTCCTCCTGgaagtcgctgccgctgatcgACACAGCACTGACGGCATCCTCGGGTTTGTCGAAGACGACCTCCACAGTCGGCGCGATTCCGGAagtcggctgctgctgctgctgctgctccgtggAGGGCATGTGCACCTCTGCCACGTTGCCGATTCGAGTGAAGAAGTCAAAAATGTCATCCTCCGTCGCCGAGGCTGGCATGCCGGTTACATAGACAGTGCAGGCACTCATGATGACGTgtccacccccccccccgtgttgttctctctgtttcactttaaagagagaaaagctgAGAAAAGGGCATGCAAAGCACCCGCCTCTTCGTGTGCGTCCCCCGAGTAGCGCTACAGGAGGGGCcagaaaacaagagagagagagaacctAATCCAACCCAACCACTGTGCGGAGAGtcagccgcagacacgcgaaCGCACGCCGAAAGGGTGAAGGGTATGCAGAAGACAAGAACCCACCAACAGCGCCAGTCCAAGACACCCCTTGAGatgcacaacaacaacgcgcAGAGGGACGAATGCTCCACAACGCAAGAAGAGTGAATCACCGCGCGCGTCAGAGAGCTAAGAGGATCAAAGGAAGCGATAGTTTTAGTGGGATTGATTATGCTTAGAACAGTGGAaatagtggtggtggtggtggtgggggcgaTGATGCTGGACGTGTCGTATGAACGAATACAGAAgcaaacgaaagagagagagacacgaggaggagaaagaggggggaggggcaaacaccgcaacacacacacgcacacacacacacacacgtacaagATCAAGACACTCACGGAGActggaaaagagaaagcgagagagggaggagggagggcggcgTTCGAAACGGGTGAACTTTTGAGGCCACGAAATCGTCTATATCGCTtttgcgctctttttttttggttaTTCTTCCGCGTCGtatgggggagagagagagtggagagagggaagtgtGGCGCGTCAGtgcgggtgggggaggggcagggaggggggcacgcAAGGTTTGAGTTCGGCGAGGCGGAAAAGGCAccgaagaggggggaggggagggggggacaaggcacatacacgcatacgtgtaggcagagagggagagggacacgAGAGCAGCGAAATAACGAAAGAAACGCGTGTATGAGAGGCGGGGAATGTTCAGGCGAGGTGTGGGATGCAAACGAAAAGACatgaaagaagaggaagggggctgAAGGGTGGGGTGCGTGTGGCTTTGTTTCGTCTTGgcaggaagaagggggaggggaagagagtccgaggtggagaagggggcgaAGGGGGGGGACGGCGCTGAGAGACCAGCATGTAGGCAGGTGTGCTCTTCTTTGCGTAGAGGTACACGTGCATACCCAcattctctcctcctcctcctcctctcccaggAGGCGCAGTGACAGGCACGTACAGGCACACAGATACTACCACAGCCACCATTCGTCGTCGCTCCTGTTTCCTTCGCaccgtttctctctcgctttctcctcctcttactgctcccaccctctctcgATGTCCGCTATGCCTcacccacccgcccacagggaaagagagacatACTCCATCCAGTGAACACagctcgctctcgctgcggctgctaTTGTAGCCGCTATtgccgcttctctgccacTAAAGCTTGTGCGCTTCAGCACGGGTGCTGTTGTGTGAGTGTATAGTTGAATCACTGTAGAGATCGCGTCATCCTTAGCACATCAGCGGCTAAAGCGCTGACCcactcgctgcgctgccggtAGCTGCTTCCTGTTACTGTTCTACGAGTCACTGCTGctccggtggtggtggtggtggtgggtggacGGGGCTGTCACCCTGTCCCCCCTCTCGTTACATTCGGTCACGAGCATGTCCCACCCCAAGGCCCATGCATGTATGAGCCTGttcttgtttgcttgttttctcttttgtaCGTATGACTGCCTGAGTATGTACGTAACCTTgtggcgtgcgtgggtggatAAGCGGCTGCCTGTGTGCTCCACTCATCCCAGCGCTCATGTGCAATGGATGCTGCCCATCGTCCGCGTTAGGGTTgtccccacacacacgcattcaCCCTCTTCCCACCCTCCCTCGTGCCCGCTCTACCTTCCACAACCTTCGCTCACGATTAAGGGTGGTCGTGCgtagacatacacacacatacacatgcatACATATAAATCCTCTTCCACTCTACTGTCTGCACAATCCTTGCGCTCGACACACCTGATTGTGTTGGCCTTCCTCTTTACCCATCCCACCGCAGACGCCAAGCTCCGGCAGCAACTCTCGCACATCAGACACCCGCAGGCACACTTCGAGAACGCTGTCCCCTGCCGTCGAagttcctcctccccttcaaCACACCCCATTACTGTAATCCAGGTGAAAGTGCCTCTCGCTCCGCTCATCTCGTTccgtcccctctctcacgtAGCCACGGCCTCACCACCATACCCCACTCCCGTGTCGCTGTCAGCTCTGTGAGAGTTGTGTCCCAGTTTTAACCAGTCCAGTTTCATCGCTGCAACCAGAACAAGATGGAGGGCGAAACTTCGGTCCCTGAACAAACCTCCATCCCCAGACACTGCTCTGCGCCATGCTGCTCAGCAATTGCCATGCTGGTTAGGCTCGCTCCTCTCCGCTTGCGCACCGTGGGGCTTCGTGTATCTCTCTCAGTGACGCGCTGTACGCGTCCACCATGTGCTGCATCAACATGGACTTCATGAGGAACAGCTCATGCATGACAGGGTGGCCACGCGGCACATCCACCAGGCGGTTCGTGATAATATCCCACGGcgaggtgagcagcagcactcgtCCAGGGTGGTGAAGCTCGTGCGAGAGGTCCCGCACATTGTACGTCCTGCCTTCGCTCTCCAAAGGCAAGCTCCCGAGATGGGATCTGCCCTGAGCGCCACCGTCCGTCGATGTGAGCAGTTCGTCGAACTGAGGAGTACCAGCCACGGAAGTCGCAGAACGGGATGCAGTGGAAGATGAGGCGATCGCCTTCTCCTTTGGTGCTGCCACAACCGCACCGATCTCCTCAGCACCCACTGCACCTGCCCCTGCACCAACGAGCCCACTTGGCGTGCGCACTTTACTCATCACTCCGAAAACTGAGGCTTGCACGGGGTCCTCCACGGTATCatccgctgctgttgctgtgttGTCTTTCGGGAGACGCGCCAATGATGCCTTCACGGTGACGATTGGGGTGGGCATCGCGGACATGCCAACCATCCCCATCTCCTCATGTGCGCCGGTATCCGCAccgtgcgccgctgcgtctcGCTCGCACAACTCTCGTAGCACCTGATGCTCTGCATCTGCGGTGGCCGGGGTCAAAGCCGAGGAGGCTGCAGCTGACGGCACCTCTGCAGAGGCGGCAATCTGAGGCTCGACCACTTGCCGCAACAGTCGATCAACAGTGTTCAACTGCAGCCGCGGCACGCAGTCGAAGCCATTCACGACATTCCACACTGGGAAGCACGCCGCTGGTGTACTTTGCGGCGCAGTATCGCGACTACTGTAGCCACCGTCGCCCCGCGTGCTCACCTCGTCAAAGCATGAGGCAGCTGGCAAGGACAAGGTCGGCATCGGCGCGAACGCGATCACGTGAATACGCTTGAGCACCGCCGGAGGTAGTGCTTGGTCATAGTGCAGCCTCGTGGCGAAGAGCACGGCAACACCGCCGCCTAGTGAGTGGCCTGTGATGAGGATCGAATAGGAAGGGTGCTCCGCCGCAAGCTGCTCGAGCCCGTCGAGAAGGCCATCTGGCGTGTCTAGCGGTTGCAGCGCACACGGCTCCAGTACGGTCATCACCGACTCCTTGGACGCTTCAGGGGCGCCGATGTCGTCTGTTTTACTGCTGGTAGAATGGAATGAGGTCGGTTCCTCCACACTTACAACCCTCCTCGCTGGAGGTGAcggagccgccgctgcccgtACGTTGAGGTGACGTGTTGCGTCCTCCGCAGTGGCAGAGGTCTTGTCTGTGGCACCCGCGACAGCCGTCATAGCCGCACctgttttctttcgttgctccaccctctccccatACCGCGAGGAGCGCTGATCAAAAAGCGTAttcaccacctccgctgcgccTTGATGGGCGTGGCCACCGCAGAATGGCTGAGTGGTCGCCGCGAGGTCTGTGATTATGTCGAAGGTGCTTAACGTCCCGCGGAAGGAGACGACGATGCTGCCAGCGACGTCGTCCACGAGGAGGACGTAGCTCGGCTCGGTCACCTGTGAGCCCCACCGCGACAGCTGCAGAGCACTCGGGGGCAGCCCCAGCAAGGTTGTCACCGCCGCATCATTTACCTGCTTCGGTACttcgacggcgctgcggttgATCGTGAAGAGCAGtgcggcggagagggtggaagagagggagccgcGCCGGTACACCTCTCCGTAGACTGCGGTGGCGTACCGCATGGCCTGCCAGAGCAGGAACTGCACCGGATAATGAGCGATGGGCCACGTTGATGGTGTGGCATCTTCATTGCCATTGGACGCCGTCCACTGTGCTGTCATCGGTGTCGTTGCCTCCCTGctgaagggggaagggaagaagcCGTTGCCGCCGGCACCGCTCACACTCGTCTTGAGATTTTCGAAGACGAGCCTGTCCACGCGCAGCGGCCGCATGGCGGCGAAGACGGACGTGGGGgatgtggtggcggtgacacCAGTCCGCGCTTGTTGGTGTAGTCGCACTTCATCCCAGCTAATGCCGCGGAGGAGTGCCGTGTCGTCTAGAGATGCCACACACGCTGCATACAACGTCtggtgcgcgctgctcagATCCTGCATCACCGAGTACCGCTTCACAAACGTAAGCGGCGTCATCGTCGGATAGCGCGCAATCACCTTGTCGAGtagcgcgcacacgcccccAAGTACGGCCTTCACattggcggcgcggcggttgTACGCACCGTCATCGGTGTGGAGGTAGCTCTCAAGAATTGCCTTGACGCGGTCCCATGAAAAGGGTCTACTGGCCGTTAAAGACGATGCAATCCCTGTTGCAACCGCCGCCAACGTTGGGGatgcggaggtggtgggggaggacGAGGCTGGTGTGGACGAAGAGGACAGTATCTGATGCGCGGCCGGCGAAAGCACCTCGCACGCCTGTGTCTGCCGCATCTTCGTGATGCAGTGGAAGTGCAAGACGAGGTC
This portion of the Leishmania panamensis strain MHOM/PA/94/PSC-1 chromosome 27 sequence genome encodes:
- a CDS encoding hypothetical protein (TriTrypDB/GeneDB-style sysID: LpmP.27.2080) is translated as MESRLTRREVDVVLAEQELQGQLARVYYNLVLRQRTYRTHLDYIKKIHDMIRDMEGRVKALTPFHASSGL
- a CDS encoding hypothetical protein (TriTrypDB/GeneDB-style sysID: LpmP.27.2090) — its product is MSANETNTGRKVLIADLPMMWPSDMRRFEKEGGVWGQQFRQRRYQLTFALTLSAASTLLGSWYVVMRRRNTYFVLFSTFSGFSVLGFCIGMSLAPLWYENVANNKETSMMRRVWWAKECAKHWDYSQVNKDRWVASYPKAVHPDMKIQ
- a CDS encoding RNA-binding protein, putative (TriTrypDB/GeneDB-style sysID: LpmP.27.2100); translated protein: MSACTVYVTGMPASATEDDIFDFFTRIGNVAEVHMPSTEQQQQQQPTSGIAPTVEVVFDKPEDAVSAVSISGSDFQEDIPIYISAVAPTAAAMGEPEVLAKTPAADAVGDTNGNATAAAAPAEPGTSLPVRRSAETERTSKNKILVTSIFPHTTRAQLRDAFGACGAICDLHLIPARHMAFVGYVTDEAYKKALKLDGTNVNGSPVVVRPCPPRDDASAPASRRDASRHGNDGAGASGPKRRALDVRVVVHGVPSDVTKEALRAFFSPDCGPITDVYVKPEIGVAFVAFTSAENAKRAISKSGETFMGTRVKVEQRLPLICRRCDKEGHVAAQCKEHSRDSQRYSNERHRRRRSSSSSSDRDRRRRRRSDSLDCDRRRHSRSRSPPRRRRHSRSPPRHRRQKESKRD
- a CDS encoding lipase, putative (TriTrypDB/GeneDB-style sysID: LpmP.27.2110), which gives rise to MRQTQACEVLSPAAHQILSSSSTPASSSPTTSASPTLAAVATGIASSLTASRPFSWDRVKAILESYLHTDDGAYNRRAANVKAVLGGVCALLDKVIARYPTMTPLTFVKRYSVMQDLSSAHQTLYAACVASLDDTALLRGISWDEVRLHQQARTGVTATTSPTSVFAAMRPLRVDRLVFENLKTSVSGAGGNGFFPSPFSREATTPMTAQWTASNGNEDATPSTWPIAHYPVQFLLWQAMRYATAVYGEVYRRGSLSSTLSAALLFTINRSAVEVPKQVNDAAVTTLLGLPPSALQLSRWGSQVTEPSYVLLVDDVAGSIVVSFRGTLSTFDIITDLAATTQPFCGGHAHQGAAEVVNTLFDQRSSRYGERVEQRKKTGAAMTAVAGATDKTSATAEDATRHLNVRAAAAPSPPARRVVSVEEPTSFHSTSSKTDDIGAPEASKESVMTVLEPCALQPLDTPDGLLDGLEQLAAEHPSYSILITGHSLGGGVAVLFATRLHYDQALPPAVLKRIHVIAFAPMPTLSLPAASCFDEVSTRGDGGYSSRDTAPQSTPAACFPVWNVVNGFDCVPRLQLNTVDRLLRQVVEPQIAASAEVPSAAASSALTPATADAEHQVLRELCERDAAAHGADTGAHEEMGMVGMSAMPTPIVTVKASLARLPKDNTATAADDTVEDPVQASVFGVMSKVRTPSGLVGAGAGAVGAEEIGAVVAAPKEKAIASSSTASRSATSVAGTPQFDELLTSTDGGAQGRSHLGSLPLESEGRTYNVRDLSHELHHPGRVLLLTSPWDIITNRLVDVPRGHPVMHELFLMKSMLMQHMVDAYSASLREIHEAPRCASGEERA